The DNA window CCTTTTTAACATCATTGGCAACTACGGCATCAAGCTTTTTGCTTTCTATCTTTTTTCTTGCATTTTCAACTAAATCCTTAGTTTCAGCAGCAAATCCTACGATAACCTGCCCATTTCTCCTGTTTCCAGAGACAATTTTAAGAATGTCTTCTGTTCTTTCAAGTTCTAAGATAAGTTTTTCTTTTGTTTTCTTTATCTTTTCTTTCTCAGGCTTCGCGGGTTTAAAGTCTCCTATCGCTGCTGCCGAGATATAAAGGTCTGCATCCTTAACTTCTTCCATNNNNNNNNNNTTTACAGTTTCTATATCTATTCTTTTTACTTTGTAAGGAGTTCTAAGGTGAGTTTTCCCTGTTATTAAAACGACATCGGCTCCTAAACCTTTAAAGACTTTAGCAAGTGAAAAACCCATCTTTCCACTTGAAGGATTTGAAATGAACCTTACAGGGTCTATGTATTCTCTTGTAGCTCCTGCAGTGATAACAACTTTT is part of the Desulfurobacteriaceae bacterium genome and encodes:
- a CDS encoding phosphopantothenoylcysteine decarboxylase; translated protein: MEEVKDADLYISAAAIGDFKPAKPEKEKIKKTKEKLILELERTEDILKIVSGNRRNGQVIVGFAAETKDLVENARKKIESKKLDAVVANDVKK